One Corynebacterium appendicis CIP 107643 DNA window includes the following coding sequences:
- a CDS encoding spermidine synthase, translated as MLVSRKQDENELYEIDTGIAEIIHEPDGSMLLLVNGVPSSHIVPGEPERLDFEYMRWIAAAVEETRSWEKPRLTHLGGAGCSLPRYFAHVWPHSRNTVVEWDMDLAQLAREKFDIPRSPLVKIRVGDAREVTDGFVEASRDVIIRDVFESAITPRSLTTLPFYRSCLHSLSSDGLYVANCGSRGDLKEAREELAGMAEVFPHLAVIADPPMLKGRRYGNIILLGSRAEIRDTPQLTRRLLGGGVPAHFKGDAWARDMAASASPREDEPDQQDS; from the coding sequence ATGCTCGTGTCACGAAAACAGGACGAAAACGAGCTCTACGAGATCGACACCGGCATCGCGGAGATCATCCACGAGCCGGACGGGTCGATGCTCCTACTTGTCAACGGCGTGCCCAGCTCGCACATTGTGCCGGGAGAGCCGGAGCGGCTCGACTTCGAGTACATGCGCTGGATCGCGGCGGCGGTCGAAGAAACGCGTTCGTGGGAGAAGCCCCGCCTGACGCATCTCGGGGGCGCAGGATGCTCGCTGCCGCGCTATTTCGCGCACGTCTGGCCGCATTCACGCAACACGGTCGTCGAGTGGGATATGGACTTGGCGCAGCTCGCGCGCGAGAAATTCGACATCCCGCGCTCGCCGCTGGTCAAGATCCGCGTGGGCGACGCGCGCGAGGTCACCGACGGCTTCGTGGAGGCCTCGCGCGATGTGATCATCCGCGACGTCTTCGAGTCAGCGATAACGCCGCGCAGCTTGACGACGCTCCCCTTCTACCGCTCCTGCCTTCATTCCCTCTCGTCAGACGGCCTGTACGTCGCCAACTGCGGCTCCCGCGGCGATTTGAAGGAGGCCCGCGAGGAGCTCGCCGGCATGGCGGAAGTCTTCCCTCACCTGGCGGTGATCGCTGATCCGCCAATGCTCAAGGGGCGCCGCTACGGCAACATAATCCTGCTCGGCTCCCGGGCCGAAATACGCGACACCCCCCAGCTGACCCGGAGGTTGCTAGGGGGCGGAGTGCCCGCGCATTTCAAGGGCGATGCATGGGCCCGTGATATGGCCGCCTCCGCCTCGCCCCGCGAGGACGAGCCAGACCAGCAGGACTCG
- the mnmA gene encoding tRNA 2-thiouridine(34) synthase MnmA — protein MRVLAAMSGGVDSSVAAARLVDAGHDVVGVHLALSKDAQQTRESARGCCSLEDSADARRVCDKLGIPFYVWDFSDRFKEDVIDDFVDSYARGETPNPCLRCNEKIKFAALLERAVTLGFDAIATGHYALIDDAGNLRRSTDAQKDQSYVLGVMTRDELDRCIFPVGDTEKPQIREEAAAHGFSTASKPDSYDICFIPDGNTQAFLGTSIGMRPGMIVDQDGEELKEHDGAFQYTIGQRKGLNIRVPAADGQPRYVTDIDAATGTVTVGPRAALDVTTIYADRLKVLHSAMSETSESGKPLSALVQIRAHGGVVPCRAHVDLDADTMTLALTEPLSGVARGQAAVLYLPDPDGQGDIVLGSGTICGTESAS, from the coding sequence GTGCGAGTACTGGCAGCAATGAGTGGTGGCGTCGATTCCTCCGTGGCGGCGGCGCGGCTTGTCGACGCCGGGCACGACGTCGTCGGCGTCCACCTCGCCCTGAGCAAGGACGCGCAGCAGACCCGCGAATCCGCGCGAGGCTGCTGCTCGCTCGAGGATTCCGCCGACGCGCGCCGCGTGTGTGACAAGCTGGGCATCCCGTTCTACGTGTGGGATTTTTCCGACCGCTTCAAAGAAGACGTCATCGACGATTTCGTCGACAGCTATGCGCGCGGCGAGACCCCCAATCCGTGCTTGCGCTGCAACGAGAAGATCAAGTTCGCAGCCTTGCTCGAGCGGGCGGTCACGCTCGGCTTCGACGCGATCGCGACAGGGCACTACGCGCTTATCGACGACGCCGGCAACCTCCGCCGCAGCACTGACGCGCAGAAAGATCAGTCCTATGTCCTCGGTGTGATGACCCGCGACGAGCTGGACCGCTGCATTTTCCCGGTCGGCGACACCGAAAAGCCGCAGATCCGCGAGGAAGCCGCGGCGCATGGTTTCTCCACTGCCTCCAAGCCGGACTCTTACGACATTTGCTTCATCCCGGACGGCAACACCCAAGCGTTCCTGGGCACGTCGATCGGCATGCGTCCCGGCATGATCGTCGACCAAGACGGCGAGGAGCTCAAGGAGCACGACGGCGCGTTCCAGTACACCATTGGGCAGCGCAAGGGCTTGAATATCCGCGTTCCCGCCGCCGATGGCCAGCCGCGCTATGTCACCGACATCGACGCCGCGACCGGCACCGTGACCGTCGGCCCGCGGGCTGCCCTCGACGTGACCACGATTTACGCTGACCGTCTCAAGGTCCTGCACTCCGCGATGTCCGAAACCTCCGAGAGCGGAAAGCCCCTCTCCGCTCTCGTGCAGATCCGCGCCCACGGCGGCGTCGTCCCGTGCCGCGCCCACGTTGACCTGGATGCCGACACCATGACTTTGGCTCTCACCGAACCGCTCTCCGGCGTCGCCCGCGGCCAGGCTGCCGTTCTCTACCTGCCGGACCCGGATGGGCAGGGCGATATCGTGCTGGGCTCCGGCACGATCTGCGGGACGGAGTCTGCTAGTTAG
- a CDS encoding PH domain-containing protein, translating into MALEQFSGWTFISPCPIPNDVHELMAPGEQPLQAFKTVRDSAIFTNKRLIVRDSQGLSGKKVEMYSIPFKNVTMWSTENAGKMLDWNAELEMWTKAGHIKINLSKGIDIRAIDRLIASCVLSA; encoded by the coding sequence ATGGCACTTGAACAATTCTCCGGGTGGACATTCATTTCTCCCTGCCCGATTCCGAACGATGTACATGAGTTGATGGCCCCTGGCGAGCAACCACTTCAGGCGTTCAAAACAGTACGTGACTCGGCAATCTTCACAAACAAACGGCTTATTGTGAGAGATTCACAAGGCCTGTCGGGCAAGAAAGTCGAGATGTACTCCATCCCCTTCAAGAACGTAACAATGTGGTCGACTGAAAATGCAGGAAAGATGCTCGACTGGAATGCCGAATTAGAAATGTGGACCAAAGCTGGTCACATCAAAATCAATCTCTCCAAGGGAATCGATATCCGGGCAATCGACCGGCTCATCGCGAGCTGCGTTTTGAGCGCTTAG
- a CDS encoding methionine synthase yields the protein MSPVSRPEMTAFGLGPLPGTDLVHAADVVLSETPTPHIPQLPARGVGSDAVGRTAAILPLSLDIGPRSWRVTRRPQIATMRARDQFERDLDLLEELWAGKLAADGAIKVQLVGPWTLATQIEMAHGHQMITDRGATRDIAEALLHGVGEHRRDVEKRFGVRTLLQLDEPMLGRVRRGAVTGATNYEEIPAVPDERVMDVLGQFGEYLLHAPEPLYGADWFTVDLAGDVDLDGLAGALDRGARIAVPVMEPREVFRIFDRLQIDPALSPIDVYAEPGPTLHATAANYRAATEMAEAVAMAD from the coding sequence ATGTCTCCGGTTTCGCGCCCCGAAATGACAGCCTTCGGTCTCGGCCCGCTGCCCGGCACTGATCTGGTTCACGCCGCGGATGTGGTGCTGTCGGAGACCCCGACGCCTCACATCCCTCAGTTGCCCGCGCGCGGGGTCGGCTCTGATGCGGTCGGCCGCACTGCCGCGATATTGCCCCTGAGCCTCGATATCGGCCCCCGCTCGTGGCGGGTCACGCGCCGCCCGCAAATCGCCACCATGCGTGCCCGGGACCAATTTGAGCGCGACCTCGATCTGCTGGAGGAACTCTGGGCTGGCAAACTCGCGGCGGATGGAGCGATCAAGGTGCAGCTCGTCGGGCCGTGGACTCTCGCTACCCAGATCGAGATGGCTCACGGCCACCAGATGATCACCGATCGCGGCGCGACGCGGGATATCGCCGAAGCGCTGCTGCATGGGGTGGGGGAGCATAGGAGGGACGTCGAAAAGCGGTTCGGTGTGCGTACGCTGCTGCAACTTGACGAGCCGATGCTCGGGCGCGTCCGACGCGGTGCGGTCACAGGCGCGACCAACTATGAGGAGATTCCTGCGGTGCCGGACGAGCGCGTGATGGATGTGCTCGGGCAATTCGGCGAGTACCTGCTGCACGCCCCGGAGCCGCTGTATGGGGCGGACTGGTTCACCGTCGACCTTGCAGGCGATGTAGACCTCGACGGGTTGGCCGGCGCGCTGGACCGCGGCGCGCGGATCGCGGTGCCCGTGATGGAGCCGCGCGAGGTGTTCCGTATCTTCGACCGCCTGCAGATCGACCCGGCGTTGAGCCCGATCGACGTGTACGCGGAGCCGGGGCCGACGCTGCATGCGACCGCCGCGAACTACCGCGCGGCCACCGAGATGGCGGAAGCAGTCGCGATGGCGGACTAG
- a CDS encoding 3'-5' exonuclease encodes MPTFDASRMLSFDLETTSANPRKARIVTSALVRIDGRDVTATEHLADPGVEIPEQAAAIHGISTEKARAEGRPHDDVLRETVETIKQAWDDGFTLIVFNAPYDLTVLRALTGDFTVTGPVYDPLLIDRAMDRYRKGGKRNLGALSDFYGVPLENAHEATSDAMAAARIAWKQVNKVWPELSAKEFDELMVFQAVKHFEIQTDFRKYCESRGRDTSGISTSWPMIS; translated from the coding sequence ATGCCTACTTTCGACGCCTCGCGGATGCTCTCGTTCGACCTGGAGACGACGTCGGCGAACCCGCGGAAGGCGCGCATCGTGACCTCGGCGCTCGTGCGTATCGACGGCCGCGATGTCACCGCCACTGAGCACCTCGCCGACCCCGGCGTCGAGATCCCAGAGCAAGCAGCCGCGATCCACGGCATCTCCACGGAAAAGGCGCGCGCCGAGGGGCGCCCGCATGACGACGTCCTGCGCGAGACCGTCGAGACCATCAAGCAGGCGTGGGACGATGGCTTCACCTTGATCGTCTTCAACGCACCGTACGACCTGACGGTGCTGCGCGCGCTCACGGGCGACTTCACCGTGACCGGGCCGGTGTACGACCCGCTGCTCATCGACCGCGCCATGGACCGCTACCGCAAGGGCGGCAAGCGCAACCTTGGTGCCCTGTCTGATTTCTACGGCGTCCCCCTCGAAAACGCCCACGAGGCGACGTCCGACGCCATGGCCGCCGCGCGCATCGCGTGGAAGCAGGTCAACAAAGTCTGGCCGGAGCTGTCCGCTAAGGAGTTCGACGAACTCATGGTATTCCAGGCCGTCAAGCATTTCGAGATCCAGACCGACTTCCGCAAATACTGCGAGTCCCGCGGCCGCGACACCTCCGGCATCTCGACCAGCTGGCCGATGATCAGCTAG
- a CDS encoding MerR family transcriptional regulator, giving the protein MGDYTIGEAAAMLGVTTKALRHWETLGLLEPERTSTRYRMYSDADIERGAAVALYRGVGVPLETIAQLIDAPSHTLRSALTRHRAELAAQLEAMAEQLDAVDDLIEQTEKGHIDMDAMKKYLGEKMPEYQAEAEERWGDTAEWVQSQEKLAQMGEDDFARLQREQDAFAADLVAARDAGVEAESEEAEALVARHREMVGQWYDVTPARQLILARMYVGDERFHEAYRGTQDYLLGLVEKHAAAQGVDTANPQW; this is encoded by the coding sequence ATGGGTGATTACACGATCGGAGAGGCCGCTGCGATGCTCGGCGTGACCACGAAAGCGTTGCGGCATTGGGAGACGCTCGGACTGCTCGAACCGGAGCGGACCTCGACGCGCTACCGCATGTACAGCGACGCCGATATCGAGCGCGGGGCGGCGGTCGCGCTGTACCGCGGCGTGGGCGTCCCGCTCGAGACCATCGCGCAGCTTATCGACGCCCCCTCCCACACCCTCCGTTCCGCCCTCACCCGTCACCGCGCCGAACTGGCGGCGCAGCTCGAAGCTATGGCCGAGCAGCTCGACGCGGTGGACGACTTGATCGAACAGACTGAGAAAGGACACATCGACATGGATGCGATGAAGAAATACCTCGGCGAGAAGATGCCGGAATACCAGGCAGAAGCCGAAGAACGCTGGGGCGACACCGCCGAGTGGGTGCAGTCCCAGGAGAAGCTGGCGCAGATGGGGGAGGACGACTTCGCCCGGTTGCAGCGCGAGCAGGACGCCTTCGCTGCTGACCTCGTCGCCGCGCGCGACGCCGGTGTCGAGGCCGAATCGGAGGAAGCCGAGGCGCTCGTTGCACGCCACCGCGAGATGGTCGGACAGTGGTACGACGTCACCCCGGCCCGCCAGCTCATCCTGGCCCGCATGTACGTCGGGGACGAGCGTTTCCACGAGGCGTACCGGGGGACGCAGGACTACCTGCTGGGGCTCGTCGAGAAGCATGCTGCGGCTCAGGGCGTGGATACGGCCAACCCGCAGTGGTGA